A DNA window from Tistrella bauzanensis contains the following coding sequences:
- a CDS encoding LysR family transcriptional regulator encodes MDLHRIDLNLLIAFDALMTERSVTRAGTRIGRSQPAMSAALARLRALIGDDLFVRAPHGLQPTPRAIDLAEPLAQALAQIDRALGADRTFDPATATTAISLGISDHPGLLMLPRLLDRLRHDAPGMALHVRDIAARDDAIAMLDAGTVDIAVGVPPTATGGGRILHQPLFRERFVCVLRKDHPAAQAPLDLTAFLTLSHLLVSPEGDQFGQVDAALARRGLKRHLALTLPHMYAAPLLVARSDLIATLMEGVIMASGHADALVMLPPPLDLPTVPFVMSWHRRNDTHPGQHWLRGRIAALGDAGRDHGD; translated from the coding sequence ATGGATCTTCATCGCATCGACCTCAACCTGCTCATCGCCTTCGACGCACTGATGACGGAACGCAGCGTCACCCGCGCCGGTACCCGGATCGGGCGCAGCCAGCCGGCCATGAGTGCGGCACTGGCGCGGTTGCGCGCGCTGATCGGGGATGACCTGTTCGTCCGGGCGCCGCACGGTCTGCAACCGACACCACGGGCGATCGATCTGGCCGAACCGCTGGCTCAGGCGCTGGCCCAGATAGACCGGGCATTGGGCGCTGACCGGACTTTCGATCCCGCGACCGCGACAACCGCGATCTCGCTGGGCATATCGGATCATCCGGGCCTTCTGATGCTGCCACGACTGCTGGACCGGCTGCGGCATGACGCACCGGGCATGGCCCTGCATGTCCGCGACATCGCGGCCCGAGACGATGCAATCGCGATGCTGGATGCCGGCACGGTCGATATCGCCGTTGGCGTTCCGCCCACCGCAACCGGCGGCGGTCGGATCCTGCACCAGCCGCTGTTCAGGGAACGCTTCGTCTGTGTGCTGCGGAAAGATCACCCGGCCGCACAGGCACCGCTGGATCTGACCGCTTTCCTCACGCTGTCGCATCTGCTGGTCTCGCCCGAAGGCGACCAGTTCGGGCAGGTGGACGCGGCTCTGGCGAGACGGGGTCTGAAACGGCACCTGGCCCTGACCCTGCCCCACATGTACGCGGCGCCGCTGCTGGTGGCGCGGTCGGACCTGATCGCGACCCTGATGGAAGGCGTGATCATGGCCTCGGGCCATGCCGATGCACTGGTGATGCTGCCACCGCCGCTGGATCTGCCGACCGTGCCGTTCGTCATGTCATGGCACCGTCGCAACGACACCCATCCCGGCCAGCACTGGCTGCGCGGCCGAATCGCCGCCCTTGGCGATGCCGGCCGCGACCATGGCGATTGA
- a CDS encoding membrane-bound PQQ-dependent dehydrogenase, glucose/quinate/shikimate family encodes MRDLLHPPRRPGGIVLITGILVGLIGLALAVLGGWLLYLGGTPYYLVTGLLLVLSGTVMSSGHPAGVWVYVAVLIGTIAWAIYEAGLDGWALLPRLVAPLVLGIWILSPWVAGRLLKAPGHGQIAGHSQVRAVSWGGMLACMVLIGLVFAAGYRITDMRYARTDDTSGWTVGAQAPADRFIARADWRSYGGTHANDRFSALDQITPDNVARLEKVWSFSTGDMPKPGEKKRGREFSFEATPIKVDDSLYLCTPHRDVIALDATTGERLWRFQPGGDMSHNIYQACRGVSYFEAPEGTPCRQHIVSTASDLPRLFALDATTGKPCETFGDEGMVDLRQNMGPVPPGFHFITSPPMVMNGKIVLSGWVYDNQTVGEPSGVIRAFDAVDGHLAWSWDLGRNPPTDPLGPDEVYTRGTPNGWGVYSADPQLNLIYIPLGNATPDYYGGGRRPFDEAYSGALVALDATTGRERWHFQTVHHGLWDFDLPIGPSLVDLPDGDGDGDGDGGTIPALVQTTKQGEIFVIDRRSGEPIAPAEERPVPQGDIPGERYSPTQPFSVDMPSLRAPKLQATDMWGATPIDQLLCRITFHHMRDDGLFTPPGLTPTIGWPAFDGTSDWYGPTIDPARKLMYINTTFMPFKLKMLPYEKGFAKDLYQPWSGWGEPYPQPPFSNNPQHGTPFAIKVDPWLNVLGVPCARPPWGQMQAIDLVSREIVWKRPFGTTRDMGPFGLRMPVGLPTGVFSMGGSAATASGLIFIAATTDQYMRALDARTGRTLWQVHLPAGGNATPLTYIGADGRQYVVIAAGGHGGIRSRNGDEVIAFALPQRDAQD; translated from the coding sequence ATGCGAGACCTGCTTCATCCGCCCCGCCGGCCCGGCGGGATCGTGCTGATCACCGGCATCCTCGTCGGATTGATCGGCCTTGCGCTTGCGGTCCTTGGGGGCTGGCTGCTCTACCTGGGGGGTACGCCATATTATCTTGTCACCGGACTGCTGCTTGTGCTGAGCGGCACCGTGATGTCATCCGGCCACCCGGCCGGCGTATGGGTCTATGTGGCGGTGCTGATCGGCACAATCGCCTGGGCGATCTATGAGGCAGGCCTCGACGGCTGGGCGCTTCTGCCGCGACTTGTCGCGCCATTGGTGCTGGGCATCTGGATCTTGTCGCCGTGGGTGGCAGGCCGGCTCTTGAAGGCCCCCGGGCATGGGCAGATTGCCGGCCACAGCCAGGTCCGGGCGGTGTCGTGGGGCGGCATGCTTGCCTGTATGGTTCTGATCGGTCTCGTCTTCGCGGCGGGTTACCGGATCACCGACATGCGCTATGCCCGCACCGACGACACATCGGGCTGGACGGTCGGGGCACAGGCGCCCGCCGACCGCTTCATCGCCAGAGCGGACTGGCGATCCTATGGCGGCACCCATGCGAATGACCGGTTTTCGGCGCTCGACCAGATCACCCCCGACAATGTCGCCCGCCTTGAAAAGGTGTGGTCGTTCTCGACCGGCGACATGCCGAAGCCGGGCGAGAAAAAGCGCGGCCGCGAATTCAGCTTCGAGGCGACCCCGATCAAGGTGGATGATTCGCTGTATCTGTGCACACCGCACCGCGACGTGATCGCGCTCGACGCGACCACGGGCGAACGGCTCTGGCGCTTCCAGCCGGGCGGGGACATGTCGCACAACATCTATCAGGCCTGCCGCGGCGTCTCGTATTTCGAGGCGCCTGAGGGCACGCCCTGCCGGCAGCACATCGTCTCCACCGCCTCGGACCTTCCGCGTCTGTTCGCGCTCGACGCCACGACCGGCAAACCCTGCGAGACGTTCGGCGACGAAGGCATGGTCGATCTGCGCCAGAACATGGGGCCGGTGCCGCCCGGCTTCCATTTCATCACCTCGCCACCGATGGTGATGAACGGCAAGATCGTGTTGAGCGGCTGGGTCTATGACAATCAGACGGTCGGTGAACCATCCGGCGTGATCCGCGCCTTCGATGCCGTCGATGGGCATCTGGCATGGTCCTGGGATCTGGGGCGCAATCCACCGACCGACCCCCTCGGCCCAGACGAGGTGTATACGCGCGGAACCCCCAATGGCTGGGGCGTGTATTCGGCCGACCCGCAGCTCAATCTGATCTATATTCCGCTCGGTAACGCGACGCCCGACTATTATGGCGGCGGCCGGCGGCCGTTCGACGAGGCCTATTCCGGCGCGCTGGTGGCGCTCGACGCGACGACCGGCCGAGAGCGCTGGCATTTCCAGACCGTGCATCACGGCCTGTGGGACTTCGACCTTCCGATCGGGCCATCGCTGGTCGATCTTCCCGATGGCGATGGCGATGGCGATGGCGATGGCGGCACGATCCCTGCGCTGGTCCAGACCACCAAGCAAGGCGAGATCTTCGTGATCGACCGGCGCAGCGGTGAGCCGATCGCGCCGGCCGAGGAACGGCCGGTGCCGCAGGGCGATATCCCCGGCGAACGCTATTCGCCGACCCAGCCCTTCTCGGTCGACATGCCGTCGCTGAGAGCGCCGAAGCTTCAGGCGACAGACATGTGGGGCGCCACGCCGATCGACCAGTTGCTGTGCCGCATCACCTTTCACCACATGCGAGATGACGGGCTGTTCACGCCGCCCGGTCTGACACCCACCATCGGCTGGCCGGCGTTTGACGGTACCTCCGACTGGTACGGCCCGACCATCGATCCGGCGCGGAAGCTGATGTACATCAACACCACTTTCATGCCGTTCAAACTGAAGATGCTGCCCTATGAGAAAGGTTTCGCGAAAGATCTCTACCAGCCCTGGAGCGGCTGGGGAGAGCCATATCCGCAGCCGCCGTTCAGCAACAATCCGCAGCATGGCACGCCATTCGCAATCAAGGTCGACCCCTGGCTGAACGTGCTGGGCGTGCCCTGTGCCCGTCCGCCCTGGGGGCAGATGCAGGCGATCGACCTCGTGAGCCGCGAGATCGTGTGGAAACGGCCGTTCGGCACCACACGCGACATGGGCCCCTTCGGTCTGCGAATGCCTGTTGGTCTGCCGACTGGCGTATTCAGCATGGGCGGCAGTGCCGCGACCGCCAGCGGGCTCATTTTCATTGCCGCGACC
- the metA gene encoding homoserine O-acetyltransferase MetA, whose product MPIKIPDDLPARSTLEAEGVMVMRETDAIRQDIRPLRVGLLNLMPNKIRTETQIARLIGATPLQVELSLIRIGSHVARNTSVDHMSSFYRSWDDIRSERFDGFIITGAPIERLPFEEVTYWGELCDVFDWTQTNVHRCFNICWGAQAAVHHFHGVPKHDLPEKAFGVFRHRNLAPASPYLRGFSDDFSIPVSRWTEIRREDLPRDAGITVLADSDDAGLCLLDDPRHRSLHMFNHLEYDRTSLAEEYQRDVATGDAIQVPKNYFPKDDPTREPENRWRSHAHLLIGNWINEIYQTTPFDIEAIGAD is encoded by the coding sequence ATGCCGATCAAGATTCCCGATGACCTGCCGGCCCGGAGCACGCTTGAAGCCGAAGGCGTGATGGTCATGCGTGAGACCGACGCCATACGGCAGGATATCCGGCCGTTGCGGGTCGGGCTGCTCAATCTCATGCCCAACAAGATCCGGACGGAAACCCAGATCGCGCGTCTGATCGGCGCGACGCCGCTGCAGGTCGAATTGTCGCTGATCCGCATCGGCAGCCATGTCGCGCGCAATACATCCGTTGATCATATGAGTTCATTCTATCGAAGCTGGGACGATATCCGGTCGGAGCGCTTCGACGGTTTCATCATCACCGGTGCCCCCATTGAACGGCTGCCCTTTGAAGAGGTCACCTATTGGGGGGAGCTGTGCGACGTGTTCGATTGGACCCAGACGAACGTTCATCGCTGCTTCAATATCTGCTGGGGCGCGCAGGCGGCGGTGCATCATTTCCACGGTGTGCCCAAGCATGACCTGCCGGAAAAGGCCTTTGGCGTTTTCCGGCATCGCAATCTGGCGCCGGCCTCGCCCTATCTGCGCGGCTTTTCCGACGACTTCTCGATTCCCGTATCACGCTGGACCGAGATCCGGCGCGAGGATCTGCCCCGGGATGCCGGCATCACCGTGCTGGCCGACAGTGACGACGCCGGCTTGTGCCTGCTCGACGATCCGCGGCACCGCTCGCTGCACATGTTCAATCATCTTGAATACGACCGGACCTCGCTTGCCGAGGAATACCAGCGCGATGTGGCGACCGGCGATGCCATTCAGGTGCCGAAGAACTACTTTCCCAAGGACGACCCGACCCGGGAGCCGGAGAACCGCTGGCGCAGCCACGCCCATCTGCTGATCGGCAACTGGATCAACGAGATCTACCAGACCACGCCATTCGACATCGAGGCCATCGGCGCCGATTGA